In the Vanessa cardui chromosome 10, ilVanCard2.1, whole genome shotgun sequence genome, one interval contains:
- the LOC124532851 gene encoding fatty acid-binding protein, adipocyte-like, with translation MEDFLDKEYELVSSDNFEDYLEFMGINYFNRKIASNLKMVQCLERNEDGTYTYHFKSKMASSQTKFIPGEEFVETKADGVKVKALITFEGNEMTHIQIESNGRTSKHVRKFYHDKLIITTTAVGFDKTSTRVYRLVNK, from the exons ATGGAGGATTTCCTGGATAAAGAATACGAGCTGGTGTCTTCCGACAACTTCGAAGATTACTTGGAGTTCATGG gaataaattactttaatcgaAAAATTGCATCCAATTTGAAGATGGTTCAATGTCTCGAACGGAATGAGGACGGGACTTATACGTATCATTTCAAATCCAAGATGGCCAGCTCTCAAACAAAATTCATACCTGGCGAGGAGTTTGTGGAAACAAAGGCAGATGGTGTGAAG GTCAAGGCATTAATCACGTTTGAAGGTAATGAGATGACGCACATACAGATCGAATCGAACGGCCGCACATCGAAACACGTGCGGAAATTCTACCATGATAAACTTATAATC ACAACCACGGCTGTCGGTTTTGATAAAACCTCTACCAGAGTTTACAgattggtaaataaataa